A single genomic interval of Phaeodactylum tricornutum CCAP 1055/1 chromosome 5, whole genome shotgun sequence harbors:
- a CDS encoding predicted protein, translating to MSTDHDEKIVEDIPQMRSVAMMSPVPMVPLARSIATPKAQLISSARFVEKKEIISPSPTGWELAVTDPLPAIYMLERTHTYVSNAGAKEVANRIANSLRLQSIAATFSTKEALATAETSNQVVFTIRLWSHKKQVLVELQRVSGCCFFYQQTVKALFRAAKGEPERRLSYNYSIPDCVPQESPEETKQCVQEGIDCASALLKKEGRFDSHALAMESLVHITNATKCRTFAAHCILCGDFLSTLICLVEASRMERPGTAMQGLSSMEEEHFRVMHRHALAVLANCLSALDDSGELAHVLKQQPELSSTTFLLALLDDVENATDRPHDACQATRCLCALVQTCSDTKSRIVGELGGLPALEAAHSQGICRNAYLETECQKLKLHL from the exons ATGAGCACCGACCATGATGAAAAGATTGTAGAAGACATTCCTCAGATGAGGAGTGTAGCCATGATGTCTCCGGTGCCAATGGTCCCACTAGCGAGATCCATCGCAACGCCAAAGGCGCAACTTATCTCCTCTGCCCGATTCGTggagaagaaagaaattaTTTCTCCGTCCCCGACTGGCTGGGAACTTGCCGTAACCGATCCTCTTCCGGCAATCTATATGCTAGAGCGAACGCACACGTATGTTTCCAACGCAGGAGCGAAGGAAGTTGCCAATCGTATCGCCAATAGCTTGCGACTGCAGTCCATTGCAGCAACATTTTCTACCAAGGAG GCTCTCGCAACTGCCGAAACAAGTAACCAGGTTGTGTTTACGATTCGGCTTTGGTCCCACAAGAAGCAAGTACTTGTAGAACTCCAGCGTGTCTCGGGATGCTGCTTTTTCTATCAGCAAACCGTGAAGGCTCTCTTCCGCGCGGCAAAGGGTGAACCCGAACGCCGATTGAGCTACAACTATTCCATCCCCGATTGCGTACCGCAAGAATCACCAGAGGAGACTAAACAATGTGTCCAGGAAGGAATAGACTGCGCATCAGCCCTCCTAAAGAAAGAAGGTCGCTTCGACTCCCACGCACTTGCTATGGAAAGCCTAGTCCATATTACCAACGCTACCAAGTGTCGGACATTTGCAGCCCATTGCATTCTCTGTGGCGATTTCCTTTCCACTCTTATTTGCCTGGTGGAAGCATCTCGTATGGAGCGCCCTGGAACTGCGATGCAGGGGCTTTCCTCAATGGAAGAAGAGCACTTTCGTGTGATGCACCGCCATGCACTCGCCGTGCTCGCAAATTGTCTTTCAGCGCTTGACGATTCGGGGGAGCTTGCGCACGTGCTAAAGCAGCAGCCTGAACTTTCTTCGACGACATTCTTGCTCGCACTTCTAGACGACGTCGAAAACGCTACTGACCGGCCCCACGACGCATGTCAAGCGACACGATGTTTGTGTGCGCTGGTACAGACTTGCAGTGACACCAAGTCACGAATCGTTGGGGAGCTTGGTGGATTGCCGGCCTTGGAAGCCGCCCACAGTCAAGGCATCTGCCGGAATGCATACCTGGAAACGGAATGTCAAAAGCTTAAACTACATTTGTAA
- a CDS encoding dolichol phosphate glucosyltransferase (Enzyme involved in the biosynthesis of the N-glycan precursor), with protein MTNNLPCGHVSLQDKNPPCFPFLPDTRSDTSSDDPGAQKIDSKTQVPWLTILLPAYNEELRIEPTLIDYQSYLETSELWQDRTSILVVDDGSRDGTIRVLKRYMASSKSTITVECVSLSSNEGKGSAISFGIQHILRKHPVSLILTADADGSADINGLPTAYTALVELLQKDKSGTVLNWDQAAVVSGYRTHESASASRLIFRWGFRTVVKIIVGDLRVKDSQCGFKLMTSSAASVLYRDLNVNGWSHDVEVLYRARELQIPIAERNIQWEDKDGSKLVASPGGIPAVVVRMFWEVLLVRWGYKIEGWEVPSNDSGSSIP; from the exons ATGACTAACAACCTACCATGTGGTCATGTGTCCTTACAAGATAAGAATCCACCATGCTTTCCTTTTCTACCTGA TACTCGATCGGACACTTCGTCTGATGATCCCGGAGCACAAAAAATCGACTCCAAGACTCAAGTGCCGTGGTTGACGATTCTTCTTCCCGCGTATAACGAAGAGTTACGAATTGAGCCTACTCTTATCGACTACCAGTCATATCTCGAGACGTCGGAGCTGTGGCAGGATCGAACGAGCATCTTGGTCGTTGACGATGGATCTCGCGACGGAACCATTCGCGTCTTAAAACGATACATGGCATCATCCAAAAGTACAATCACAGTAGAGTGTGTATCATTGTCGAGCAATGAAGGTAAAGGTTCCGCCATATCGTTCGGAATCCAGCACATTTTGCGAAAGCACCCAGTAAGTCTTATCTTAACAGCCGATGCGGACGGAAGCGCGGATATCAATGGGCTGCCTACTGCGTATACAGCATTGGTGGAGTTGTTGCAAAAGGACAAGTCAGGTACCGTACTTAATTGGGATCAAGCCGCCGTCGTTTCGGGCTATCGAACCCATGAGTCAGCGTCCGCCTCACGTCTGATTTTTCGCTGGGGGTTTCGGACGGTTGTCAAAATAATCGTGGGGGACTTGCGTGTCAAGGATAGTCAATGTGGATTTAAACTGATGACGTCCTCGGCGGCTAGCGTTCTTTATCGGGATCTGAATGTGAATGGGTGGAGCCACGATGTGGAGGTCCTTTATCGGGCACGTGAGCTTCAAATTCCCATCGCGGAGCGAAATATTCAATGGGAGGATAAGGATGGATCGAAACTTGTGGCTTCCCCCGGCGGTATTCCTGCCGTTGTCGTAAGGATGTTCTGGGAAGTTTTGCTAGTACGATGGGGCTACAAAATAGAAGGTTGGGAGGTTCCGAGCAATGACAGCGGTTCTTCTATTCCATAA
- a CDS encoding predicted protein gives MPPGRNDDSHSDHRSASTNTSSSKLQTDCATEHGNSLQCIQDNLHDKNVLQGFVSMRQSIAPSFPSVRLHDIDTGHDDSIVGARFLLSFDLDDTLFPTSQVVNEANTVMIAAMNALGYAISVDGFLETTRRIRKRLTQPVTYTVLRKMAIREVIQCQLSQGDTRGPILIEEKAIDELFNVWLEERHAAAERYLFPDVIPMLQSVRARFPGVCIAAITNGRGDPLAMKDTLAPYFEFCVSGEDSNVFPDRKPHLGIYEAALALYNATFRDQSSEELLWCHVGDCLANDVGASAGCGAFAVWFCPDDQTIESAASRLKDIRSMPSWSTASAADIVERAKMAEHAKEKVATRIRSLSELDETLLKFVERSHSLASAT, from the exons ATGCCACCAGGccgcaacgacgacagccaTTCCGATCACCGTTCCGCTTCCACCAACACATCTTCGAGCAAGCTCCAAACAGATTGTGCCACCGAACACGGAAACTCCTTGCAGTGCATTCAGGATAATTTACACGACAAGAATGTAT TACAAGGCTTTGTTTCAATGAGGCAATCTATTGCCCCGTCTTTTCCCTCTGTACGACTGCATGATATTGACACCGGGCACGACGACAGTATTGTAGGAGCACGTTTCTTGCTTTCGTTTGATCTCGACGACACTCTTTTTCCAACGAGTCAGGTTGTGAACGAAGCCAACACAGTCATGATTGCAGCCATGAATGCCTTGGGGTACGCAATCTCGGTGGACGGgtttttggaaacgacgCGGCGGATTCGAAAAAGACTGACCCAGCCCGTGACTTATACCGTCTTGCGCAAAATGGCGATCCGGGAGGTTATACAGTGTCAACTTTCTCAAGGCGATACGCGAGGGCCAATACTGATTGAGGAAAAAGCGATAGACGAATTATTCAACGTGTGGCTGGAGGAACGACACGCGGCAGCGGAACGCTATCTATTTCCAGACGTAATTCCTATGTTACAATCGGTTCGGGCACGTTTTCCAGGTGTCTGCATTGCCGCCATTACAAATGGTCGGGGCGATCCACTAGCAATGAAGGATACACTGGCCCCCTATTTTGAGTTTTGCGTTAGTGGAGAAGATAGCAACGTGTTTCCTGATCGCAAACCCCATTTAGGAATTTACGAAGCGGCGTTGGCACTCTACAATGCAACATTCCGGGATCAATCGTCAGAGGAGCTCTTGTGGTGTCACGTGGGCGATTGCTTGGCTAATGATGTGGGAGCCAGCGCCGGGTGTGGCGCCTTTGCAGTATGGTTTTGTCCGGACGATCAAACCATTGAATCTGCCGCTTCTCGTTTGAAGGACATACGGAGCATGCCGTCCTGGTCCACGGCATCCGCAGCTGATATAGTTGAAAGAGCGAAAATGGCCGAACatgccaaggaaaaggttgCCACTCGAATTCGTTCGCTATCGGAGCTCGACGAAACGTTGCTCAAATTCGTAGAACGTTCCCACTCTCTTGCTTCCGCTACGTAA
- a CDS encoding predicted protein has protein sequence MPFLVAVGAAYVAYKRNELEKAARLDPDVTVAGKVACSLLDVERELSVFELPIVTVTFFEGSYTNIVKSLKARVETILSLNPWLGGLLILDRDDQYRLKLYYDPTGSDRPPGYFHVYEPFIIPLCRGGTPETPYEDYGKLMAALDAVVQPNEQLIGKNKPLWKVSIIPDSVAPNDRFALVVSMSHICGDAFTYYKLLNMLDEDAKLESLNPIRPENFQKVVEETFGKLEANYLRDAIRRPLVNFHENTDDPVVYKIFFVDEEWLLDTKARRKSAFDAASLATVVSKNSVLSSWFYKLNGASIGLLLVNLRGRLDGCAVGNCDAGNYIHAIPYTAKDYVSASLIQHSLARLTRHDVGKASPLPQFGWNMTSSVSVSWEQFFRKEISLGEGATMSLHLPVYNLESLKVLPDRVSLISTFTACPSGTNGARRRLGALVLCRKSVASKIGRSRAVEELIAEAQR, from the coding sequence ATGCCCTTTTTGGTCGCTGTGGGAGCAGCTTACGTAGCGTATAAGAGAAATGAGCTAGAGAAAGCTGCTCGTTTGGATCCGGACGTTACGGTAGCCGGAAAGGTAGCTTGCTCCTTGCTGGATGTTGAACGAGAGCTTTCTGTGTTTGAGCTGCCAATTGTTACCGTTACGTTCTTCGAGGGATCATACACAAACATAGTGAAATCTTTGAAAGCGAGAGTAGAAACGATTTTAAGTCTTAATCCTTGGCTCGGAGGCTTGTTGATTTTAGATCGTGACGATCAGTATAGGCTCAAGCTTTACTACGACCCGACTGGTTCCGATAGACCACCTGGGTACTTTCACGTTTACGAGCCGTTTATTATTCCTCTTTGTCGGGGTGGCACTCCTGAAACTCCCTACGAAGACTATGGGAAATTGATGGCCGCATTGGACGCTGTCGTTCAACCAAACGAACAACTCATTGGCAAAAACAAGCCGCTCTGGAAGGTGTCTATAATTCCTGATTCCGTAGCACCAAATGATCGTTTTGCTCTGGTGGTGTCTATGTCCCACATATGCGGTGACGCCTTCACATACTACAAGTTGCTGAACATGTTGGACGAAGATGCAAAGCTCGAGTCGCTGAATCCCATTCGCCCGGAAAATTTTCAAAAggtcgtcgaagaaacgTTCGGTAAGCTCGAAGCTAACTATTTGAGAGATGCTATCCGGCGTCCGCTTGTCAACTTTCATGAAAACACCGACGACCCAGTAGTGTAcaaaatcttcttcgttgacGAGGAATGGTTGCTTGATACAAAAGCGCGACGAAAGAGTGCATTTGACGCAGCTAGTCTCGCGACCGTGGTGTCCAAGAACTCGGTATTGTCGTCGTGGTTTTACAAATTGAATGGCGCTTCGATTGGACTGCTACTCGTAAATTTAAGAGGGCGTCTAGATGGTTGTGCGGTTGGAAATTGCGACGCCGGTAATTATATACATGCAATCCCTTACACTGCGAAAGACTACGTAAGCGCCAGTCTTATACAACATTCACTGGCAAGGTTGACTCGCCACGATGTCGGTAAGGCGAGTCCGCTGCCACAGTTTGGTTGGAACATGACATCGTCTGTCAGTGTGAGTTGGGAGCAATTTTTTCGCAAGGAAATTTCTTTGGGCGAGGGAGCCACCATGTCCTTACATCTCCCGGTCTATAATCTTGAAAGCTTGAAAGTACTTCCGGATCGCGTAAGTCTGATCAGTACGTTCACGGCGTGTCCATCTGGGACAAATGGCGCCAGACGCAGGCTCGGTGCGCTGGTTCTATGCCGAAAGTCTGTTGCGTCAAAGATTGGGAGAAGTCGTGCAGTTGAAGAACTGATTGCAGAAGCTCAAAGATGA
- the CSN6 gene encoding COP9 SigNalosome subunit 6 (homolog to animal subunit): protein VIVHPVVLLHVLDHHTRRQEESGRVIGTLLGRQNGNVVEVTNCFSVPHAERGEEVAIGKDFNKTMLGLHLRANRKETVVGWYASAANGDSESNGDLITDTSSLIHDFYAGEADEGDPVHLVVDTRLKEDSLSMRAFKSSQIVVQGEAMGNLFHELKLSLKSNEPEAICLNQMIRTGGELVASKDESNSAKALQISMEKLYALLEKTLAYVDSVVDGKTPPDAEAGRQIADTLATVARVRPEVFDRLFHDSLQDLLMVSYLSNITRTQMTIADKLNASLGV, encoded by the coding sequence GTCATTGTGCATCCAGTTGTTTTGCTCCATGTTCTGGACCATCACACACGACGACAGGAAGAATCCGGCCGCGTGATTGGGACCTTATTAGGACGTCAAAACGGCAATGTCGTGGAAGTAACCAACTGTTTTTCTGTACCGCATGCGGAGCGTGGCGAAGAAGTCGCAATTGGTAAAGATTTCAACAAAACCATGCTAGGTTTGCATTTGCGAGCGAATCGGAAAGAAACTGTGGTGGGTTGGTACGCGTCGGCAGCGAATGGTGATAGTGAATCCAATGGGGATTTGATCACAGATACATCGTCGTTGATTCACGATTTTTATGCGGGAGAAGCAGACGAAGGAGACCCAGTCCATTTGGTAGTCGACACACGACTGAAGGAAGACAGTTTGTCGATGCGAGCATTCAAGTCTTCTCAAATTGTTGTACAAGGCGAAGCAATGGGTAACTTGTTTCACGAGTTGAAGCTTTCGCTCAAGAGCAACGAGCCAGAAGCCATTTGTCTGAACCAAATGATTCGCACCGGCGGTGAATTGGTTGCAAGCAAGGACGAATCTAATTCAGCGAAAGCGCTGCAGATTTCTATGGAAAAGCTTTACGCTCTTCTCGAAAAAACTCTAGCATACGTAGACTCGGTAGTCGATGGGAAAACTCCTCCGGATGCCGAAGCCGGACGTCAGATTGCTGACACGTTGGCGACTGTTGCACGCGTTCGCCCTGAAGTATTTGACCGCCTTTTCCATGATAGCCTGCAAGACTTGCTCATGGTTTCGTACTTGTCCAACATTACTCGAACTCAAATGACCATTGCTGATAAGCTCAACGCGAGCCTGGGCGTGTAG
- a CDS encoding predicted protein, with the protein MVLQPSASSNRSSSVGSVSSTAVSSLSATLISVADLARWVPLRLTPEERSLLDVLEQTLHVSEYTDHVDVTAAARRGGLKTRRILEGILECSNGSRTSWAGRDPVDNAALFQTMFEIGRRNKVLNPTSMRTTYGKLMYLLQDAQNPSVAKSLGFSLHKDMVLVQPYLEEHNCADLLQDSRLECAVQHIHDRDPVTGQRLDRAHVQAMVEGKRRVTDQLVETYSASGSLSPENVLRAIDSLADAVAYVESNVQPVQRMLQYLEDNFDPHRETPGFTLALGALEVMTAQLFPIRTAHNLSLSGKVMRICIVCGSVPTTTCFRPHKHTIYTILNCPRVRKVMHTLLHQTQQEAGAAWVGLSVVHLGDRDVPNALIFIDKYTQIPRFLNPIVGFLQSLPELCRDERIDAYVKEQFGSEHRLQMAVLADYFKHGFDGSGDDGGSCIDGRLTSSWNWTSRVAKKSYYNVLMLSGFQGFDGDFR; encoded by the exons ATGGTCTTGCAGCCCTCTGCTTCTTCGAACCGAAGCAGCAGTGTGGGGAGCGTTTCTTCCACCGCGGTCTCGTCGTTGTCCGCGACTCTCATCTCGGTTGCGGATTTGGCCCGGTGGGTACCCCTGCGTCTCACCCCGGAAGAGCGGTCCCTCTTGGACGTACTGGAACAAACCCTGCATGTTTCCGAATATACTGACCATGTGGACGTGACGGCAGCGGCACGTCGGGGTGGATTGAAAACCCGCCGGATTCTAGAAGGGATTCTCGAGTGTT CCAACGGCAGTCGTACGTCTTGGGCAGGCCGGGATCCGGTAGACAATGCCGCACTCTTTCAGACCATGTTTGAAAttggacgacgaaacaaGGTTTTGAATCCAACATCTATGAGGACGACGTACGGCAAACTCATGTATTTGCTACAGGATGCGCAAAATCCTTCCGTGGCAAAATCGCTAGGCTTTTCTCTGCACAAAGACATGGTTCTCGTACAGCCCTACCTCGAGGAACACAATTGCGCGGATCTACTCCAAGATTCACGTCTTGAATGTGCCGTACAACACATTCACGATCGGGATCCCGTCACGGGTCAACGCCTGGATCGTGCTCATGTCCAAGCCATGGTGGAGGGCAAACGGCGTGTTACCGATCAACTCGTCGAAACCTATAGTGCGTCCGGCAGCCTATCGCCGGAAAATGTCCTTCGGGCAATCGATTCCTTGGCGGACGCTGTTGCGTACGTAGAAAGCAACGTTCAGCCTGTGCAGAGAATGTTGCAGTATTTGGAGGACAATTTTGATCCGCATCGGGAAACACCGGGCTTCACGCTCGCATTGGGTG CTCTGGAAGTAATGACGGCCCAACTCTTTCCCATTCGCACAGCACACAATTTATCTTTGTCTGGCAAA GTCATGCGCATATGCATCGTCTGTGGGTCTGTGCCGACAACGACTTGCTTTCGACCACACAAACATACCATTTATACAATACTG AATTGTCCCCGTGTGCGTAAAGTGATGCACACGCTCTTGCATCAAACTCAACAAGAGGCTGGAGCGGCATGGGTTGGTCTGAGCGTAGTGCACCTGGGCGACCGCGATGTTCCCAACGCACTCATATTTATCGACAAATATACCCAGATTCCGCGGTTTTTGAACCCGATTGTTGGCTTCTTGCAATCATTACCGGAGTTGTGTCGAGATGAACGGATTGATGCTTACGTAAAAGAACAATTTGGGTCAGAACATAGACTACAAATGGCTGTTCTTGCGGATTACTTCAAACATGGGTTTGACGGCAGCGGTGATGACGGTGGGTCCTGTATTGATGGTCGTTTGACGAGCTCTTGGAACTGGACATCCCGGGTGGCGAAAAAATCGTACTACAATGTCCTCATGCTCTCCGGATTCCAAGGCTTCGATGGTGACTTTCGCTAA
- a CDS encoding predicted protein: protein MVAAPVAPTTAGAPSPAAAATPVASAAKTATKKKKPVKASGAGTQAKPKKPARKRKPPTKSSVASNQTILNDARAASHDLAYQRAQAAARRSDPLWYRIEDVLPVVQEASTMAPKAGILPEQVQVVEAALAHHGMTRADVTPQALACLLEQARRFAQELIADAQDYAYTVNRADVSRADLLLASEMRADHPIATSTQLPKLNLVSQQLNRVPLPPIPSHCYSGILLPPKQHQLTARTYDVVSGAQVYRRMTHKAPEAPKKKQSTTTQPGYGASRGRQIPVKLKEQSVAGPTPMDTSGSGEVPTKTATSLSGLATATPTQATPLAQAAPPNAIVQSPSAPKETSQESHMAQEP from the coding sequence ATGGTTGCAGCTCCAGTGGCACCGACCACAGCTGGAGCACCGTCGCCTGCTGCAGCTGCAACTCCTGTGGCTTCCGCGGCGAAAACagcaacgaaaaagaagaaaccggTTAAGGCGTCTGGTGCTGGTACGCAGGCGAAACCGAAAAAGCCGGCTCGAAAGCGAAAGCCTCCAACGAAATCGAGTGTCGCGTCGAATCAAACAATTTTGAATGATGCTCGAGCTGCTAGTCACGATCTAGCGTACCAGCGAGCACAAGCAGCAGCTCGCCGATCTGATCCCTTATGGTATCGTATTGAAGATGTGCTACCGGTAGTCCAAGAAGCCAGCACTATGGCGCCAAAGGCGGGAATACTGCCGGAGCAAGTTCAGGTTGTGGAAGCAGCGTTGGCCCATCACGGTATGACACGGGCAGATGTGACGCCGCAGGCCCTCGCTTGCCTTTTAGAACAGGCCAGACGCTTTGCACAGGAGTTAATTGCCGATGCGCAAGATTATGCGTATACCGTAAATCGTGCGGATGTTTCTCGGGCCGATTTGTTGCTCGCTTCCGAGATGAGAGCCGACCATCCTATTGCCACTTCGACGCAGCTGCCAAAGCTTAATTTAGTTTCCCAGCAGTTGAACAGAGTGCCCCTTCCGCCAATCCCATCGCATTGCTATTCCGGAATCCTACTACCGCCGAAGCAGCATCAGCTGACGGCGAGAACATACGATGTGGTGAGTGGAGCGCAAGTGTATCGCAGGATGACCCACAAGGCGCCGGAAGCGCCCAAAAAGAAGCAGTCCACGACGACCCAGCCAGGATATGGTGCGTCGCGAGGAAGACAGATTCCTGTCAAGCTCAAGGAACAGTCGGTGGCCGGGCCAACACCAATGGATACATCAGGAAGTGGAGAGGTTCCTACCAAAACAGCCACTTCACTCTCCGGTTTGGCGACTGCCACTCCCACACAAGCTACTCCGCTTGCACAAGCTGCTCCGCCTAATGCAATTGTCCAATCCCCTTCGGCTCCCAAAGAAACTTCACAAGAATCTCATATGGCACAAGAACCGTGA
- a CDS encoding aldehyde reductase (Probably a aldehyde reductase catalyses alditol + NAD(P)+ = aldose + NAD(P)H + H+ Involved in Pentose and glucuronate interconversions, fructose and mannose metabolism, galactose metabolism, glycerolipid metabolism and pyruvate metabolism), whose amino-acid sequence MLRCLVLHLENIELQKLVTTAYESNAAFFDTAERYGSHYKTAMGMGWGETEKMTRMLLDRIPPKEKAERITPVIATKFTPSPWRTSVQSVVEACEQSRERLGVEQIDLYQLHMPDIVQPFRFFGKEDNKDAIYWDGLAECYHRGLVKNVGVCNYGPTLVTRCQEALAKRGVPLASNQIAFSLMGRHNGAQETLDKCNEMGVKVLAFFPFAMGLLTGKYSSNDLSKIPLKESPILSLAESIAPLLMAMEQISKVRNKSVAQVALNYIICKGAIPIPGARTNAQVFDNIGAMGWRLTNTEVALLEQTA is encoded by the exons ATGCTGCGTTGCTTAGTTTTGCATTTGGAGAACATCGAGCTTCAGAAACTCGTGACCACTGCTTATGAATCCAATGCTGCTTTCTTCGATACGGCCGAACGCTATGGATCGCACTACAAGACGGCCATGGGTATGGGTTGGGGTGAAACGGAGAAAATGACCAGGATGCTTCTGGACCGCATTCCTCCGAAGGAAAAAGCGGAACGCATAACACCGGTCATCGCGACTAAATTCACGCCGTCACCGTGGAGAACGAGCGTGCAAAGTGTAGTAGAAGCCTGTGAACAATCACGGGAACGTTTGGGGGTGGAGCAGATTGATCTATACCAACTGCACATGCCAGATATTGTGCAGCCTTTTCGCTTCTTCGGCAAGGAGGATAATAAGGATGCTATTTATTGGGATGGATTGGCGGAATGCTATCACCGTGGGCTCGTAAAGAACGTGGGTGTATGCAACTACGGACCAACATTGGTTACGCGATGTCAAGAGGCACTGGCGAAACGAGGTGTTCCGCTGGCTTCCAATCAGATTGCCTTTTCCTTAATGGGCCGCCACAACGGTGCTCAAGAAACTCTAGACAAGTGCAACGAAATGGGAGTCAAAGTGCTTGCTTTCTTTCCTTTTGCTATGGGTCTCTTGACAGGAAAGTATTCCTCAAATGATCTGTCCAAAATTCCGTTGAAGGAATCACCTATTTTGAGCTTGGCTGAAA GCATTGCTCCACTATTGATGGCAATGGAACAAATTTCAAAAGTACGGAATAAATCGGTCGCACAGGTGGCTCTGAATTACATTATTTGCAAAGGGGCAATTCCGATCCCGGGAGCTCGAACAAACGCTCAAGTCTTCGACAACATTGGAGCCATGGGATGGCGTTTGACCAATACGGAAGTAGCATTGCTGGAGCAAACTGCC
- a CDS encoding predicted protein, with protein sequence MYTAFGSLISISYLALVTRSFSPIANPRAVGSSAVYYQHQTEKISMDHAHARTEWVVRPATLDDANATARLLKESYSSLLIRDYDPETLAKALPLITSPRPELLTCGTWYVVQHPAHGRIVGCGGWTKRTPAPETNAAEDTQGNEGQSAAYERTLPLPHIRHFATDPLFLRQGVARAVWDRIWQDLSNDLGPDVVVEVLSTLTGEVFYKSLGFSSINRTEVSLGPDCLFPIVVMRRHPM encoded by the coding sequence ATGTACACTGCCTTTGGAAGCTTGATATCTATTTCCTATCTAGCTCTTGTCACTCGATCATTCTCGCCTATTGCCAATCCGAGAGCGGTCGGCTCATCTGCAGTCTACTACCAGCATCAGACAGAAAAGATATCCATGGACCATGCTCATGCAAGAACGGAATGGGTCGTGCGCCCAGCCACCCTGGACGACGCCAACGCTACCGCGAGACTGTTAAAAGAGTCCTATTCGAGTCTTCTCATCAGAGACTATGACCCAGAGACTCTTGCCAAGGCGCTACCATTGATTACCAGTCCACGACCGGAACTGTTGACCTGCGGCACCTGGTATGTTGTTCAGCACCCAGCACACGGGCGAATCGTCGGCTGTGGCGGCTGGACGAAACGGACTCCGGCCCCAGAAACGAACGCGGCTGAAGATACTCAAGGTAACGAAGGCCAGTCAGCTGCTTACGAACGCACGCTTCCTCTTCCACACATTCGGCATTTTGCTACGGATCCTCTCTTTCTGCGACAGGGCGTAGCCCGCGCCGTATGGGACAGGATATGGCAGGATCTTTCCAACGATTTAGGCCCTGATGTTGTGGTGGAGGTTTTAAGTACGCTGACTGGCGAAGTCTTCTACAAATCATTGGGATTTTCATCAATCAACCGAACGGAAGTATCACTGGGACCAGATTGCCTCTTTCCTATTGTTGTGATGAGACGACATCCTATGTAA
- a CDS encoding predicted protein, translating to MTEKNDVIEDIIEKAKPIFGNMTFGAVMGYCSGIALQKVGKALAVIVGIGFVGLQTAASMGYIVVDWEKIRVSVVSSIDQNKDGFFTADDAKIFWQKFKKLMVHRVPSAGGFSLGFLYGVRSG from the coding sequence ATGACGGAAAAGAACGACGTCATCGAAGATATTATCGAAAAGGCAAAGCCGATTTTCGGCAACATGACCTTCGGGGCCGTAATGGGTTACTGCAGTGGTATCGCCCTGCAGAAGGTAGGCAAGGCGCTTGCTGTAATAGTGGGAATCGGCTTTGTTGGTCTCCAAACTGCTGCTTCCATGGGCTACATTGTTGTTGACTGGGAGAAAATTCGGGTCAGCGTCGTAAGCTCCATTGATCAGAACAAGGACGGATTCTTCACCGCAGACGACGCCAAAATTTTCTGGCAAAAGTTCAAGAAGCTTATGGTCCACCGAGTTCCTTCGGCTGGAGGATTCAGTCTAGGTTTTTTATACGGAGTGCGAAGTGGTTAA